A genomic window from Oceanobacillus timonensis includes:
- a CDS encoding AAA family ATPase, which translates to MIIWLNGAFGSGKTTSAYELKRRLPNSFVYDPENIGYFIRENIPKELHKSNFQDHAHWRTFNYEMLKYIADTYNGTIIVPMTIFNPQYYEEIIQKLIDNGHSVRHYILYADKSTLLKRLNKRLERGETWTKSQIDRCIQVFNTEITEEKIITDNKRMDTVVDEIAKRSKISLLPDKRTSLKKWVDRVIVLMKHIRLK; encoded by the coding sequence ATGATAATTTGGTTAAATGGAGCTTTTGGTTCAGGAAAAACAACGAGCGCATATGAATTAAAACGAAGACTGCCCAACTCATTTGTGTATGATCCAGAAAATATAGGTTATTTTATCCGTGAAAACATACCAAAGGAATTACATAAATCTAATTTTCAAGACCATGCGCATTGGAGAACATTTAATTATGAAATGTTAAAGTATATTGCTGATACATATAATGGTACGATTATTGTACCAATGACCATCTTTAATCCCCAATACTACGAGGAAATCATTCAAAAACTTATTGACAATGGCCATTCTGTAAGGCATTATATCCTATATGCTGATAAAAGCACCTTGTTAAAACGCTTGAATAAAAGGCTAGAACGAGGTGAAACGTGGACAAAGTCACAAATTGACCGCTGTATTCAAGTTTTTAATACAGAAATTACGGAAGAAAAAATAATTACGGACAATAAACGGATGGATACGGTTGTGGATGAAATCGCAAAACGGAGTAAAATAAGCCTTTTACCAGATAAAAGAACTTCCTTGAAAAAATGGGTTGATAGAGTAATTGTGTTAATGAAGCATATTAGACTTAAATGA
- the map gene encoding type I methionyl aminopeptidase — translation MIAKTEADFNGLKEIGKICAEIRDELVQRAKPGMTTKELDDMAGAMFEKADAQSAPKGEYDFPGYTCISVNEEVAHGIPGKRTIQEGDLVNIDVSGSKNGYFADTGISIVVGNGEEILQKICDVAKEAFDAGLKKAKPGSKKSGLGKAVHNTAKQNELTVITNLTGHGIGRSIHEAPDHIFNYYSRWDDEILKDGMVIAFEPFISTLEEEVYQSEDGWTFLTDESFVAQYEHTIILTKEGPVITTL, via the coding sequence ATGATTGCAAAGACAGAAGCGGATTTTAATGGATTAAAAGAAATCGGTAAGATTTGCGCGGAGATTCGAGATGAATTAGTCCAACGTGCTAAACCGGGAATGACGACGAAAGAACTGGATGATATGGCAGGAGCGATGTTTGAAAAAGCAGATGCTCAATCCGCCCCAAAAGGAGAATATGATTTCCCTGGGTATACATGTATCAGCGTAAATGAAGAAGTAGCGCATGGAATCCCGGGAAAGCGGACGATTCAAGAAGGAGATCTTGTTAATATTGATGTTTCAGGTTCCAAAAATGGTTATTTCGCAGATACTGGAATTTCGATTGTAGTCGGAAACGGAGAGGAAATCCTGCAAAAAATATGCGACGTTGCTAAAGAAGCATTTGATGCTGGCCTGAAGAAGGCAAAGCCGGGTTCGAAAAAAAGCGGTCTTGGAAAAGCGGTACACAATACAGCCAAACAAAATGAGTTAACCGTTATAACTAACCTTACGGGGCATGGCATTGGACGATCTATTCATGAAGCACCGGACCATATTTTCAATTATTACTCCCGCTGGGATGATGAAATTTTAAAAGATGGTATGGTGATTGCTTTTGAACCTTTTATCTCGACATTGGAAGAGGAAGTGTACCAGTCGGAAGATGGCTGGACTTTTCTGACAGATGAAAGCTTTGTGGCTCAATATGAGCATACGATTATTTTGACGAAGGAAGGACCGGTTATTACGACATTGTAA
- a CDS encoding aspartate ammonia-lyase: MKKTDFRIEKDSLGQKTISQDAYYGVQTVRALENFPITEIPVHKELILALAEVKKAAALANMHIGMLPEDIGKAIVSAADEVLEGKLLDQFVVDSIQGGAGTSINMNMNEVLANRALEILGKERGDYSFCSPNTHVNMSQSTNDTIPTALKIASYRMAQELITTLQQLEKELVKKEAEFQNVLKMGRTHLQDAVPIQLSQEFSAYSEVVGRDINRITQVAEAMLTVNIGATAVGTGLNAKPEYMEKAVTQLSKQLGVKLHSAKNLVDGTQNTDAYTALSASLKVLAMNMSKICNDLRMMASGPMTGLQEITLPVKQPGSSIMPGKVNPVMIEVVNQAAFQVAGNDQSICMASEAGQFELNVMGPVITFNLLQSLQVMNNSLDVFTRYAVSDIEANVERCREYVEESYGIITALNPHLGYETAAKVVKQAIETGLTIKEICKAHDLLSEEELDTILDPKEMTTPGIAGNEFLMKK; encoded by the coding sequence ATGAAAAAAACGGATTTTAGAATTGAAAAAGACTCCTTGGGTCAAAAAACAATTTCTCAGGATGCCTATTATGGTGTTCAAACGGTACGTGCTCTTGAGAACTTTCCTATCACGGAAATTCCTGTTCATAAAGAGCTGATTCTTGCGCTTGCCGAGGTGAAAAAAGCAGCAGCACTGGCCAATATGCATATCGGAATGTTACCGGAAGATATCGGGAAAGCAATTGTAAGCGCTGCCGATGAAGTGCTGGAAGGAAAACTATTGGATCAGTTCGTTGTCGATTCTATTCAGGGAGGAGCAGGAACCTCCATTAATATGAACATGAACGAGGTTTTGGCCAATCGTGCTTTGGAAATACTGGGAAAAGAAAGAGGGGATTATAGTTTTTGTTCGCCTAATACGCATGTCAACATGTCCCAGTCCACGAATGATACGATACCAACAGCTTTAAAAATAGCTTCCTATCGCATGGCACAGGAATTGATCACGACCTTGCAGCAATTGGAAAAAGAACTGGTGAAGAAAGAAGCGGAATTTCAGAATGTGTTGAAAATGGGACGGACCCACCTGCAAGACGCTGTACCCATCCAGTTAAGCCAGGAATTCAGCGCTTATTCGGAAGTAGTTGGCCGGGATATAAATCGAATTACGCAAGTAGCGGAGGCAATGCTGACAGTCAATATTGGTGCAACAGCTGTCGGGACGGGTCTTAATGCTAAACCTGAATATATGGAAAAGGCAGTAACACAATTATCCAAACAGCTTGGCGTAAAGCTCCATTCAGCGAAAAATTTAGTGGATGGCACACAGAATACAGACGCTTATACAGCACTATCAGCATCATTGAAAGTGTTGGCAATGAATATGTCCAAAATTTGTAATGACTTGCGCATGATGGCTTCTGGACCAATGACAGGTCTTCAGGAGATCACCCTTCCTGTAAAACAGCCAGGTTCTTCTATTATGCCTGGGAAAGTAAACCCAGTTATGATTGAAGTGGTAAATCAAGCTGCTTTTCAAGTTGCGGGCAATGATCAGTCGATTTGTATGGCATCTGAGGCCGGGCAATTTGAGTTGAACGTAATGGGGCCTGTTATCACGTTTAATTTGCTGCAGTCTCTTCAAGTAATGAATAACAGCTTGGATGTATTTACGCGCTATGCAGTGAGTGACATAGAAGCAAATGTAGAGAGGTGCCGGGAGTATGTGGAAGAAAGTTATGGCATTATCACCGCATTGAATCCACATTTAGGATATGAAACAGCCGCCAAGGTAGTTAAGCAGGCAATTGAAACAGGGCTGACTATCAAAGAAATCTGCAAGGCGCACGACCTACTTTCAGAGGAGGAATTGGATACGATTCTGGATCCAAAAGAAATGACGACACCAGGCATTGCCGGGAATGAGTTTTTGATGAAAAAATGA
- a CDS encoding TetR family transcriptional regulator C-terminal domain-containing protein, whose translation MQLLDIAKDGLDLEMEVNRLHAIVDGMAMHHLLNPEQFTHEDMMGTLKYHLHSLLK comes from the coding sequence TTGCAATTATTAGATATAGCAAAAGACGGGCTTGACCTAGAGATGGAGGTTAACAGGCTTCATGCTATCGTTGATGGAATGGCGATGCATCACTTATTAAATCCAGAGCAGTTTACACATGAAGACATGATGGGGACTTTAAAGTATCATCTTCATTCTCTTTTAAAGTAA
- a CDS encoding erythromycin esterase family protein has protein sequence MNFIRENTKNRWKAQIKSTASEITTNRVFSFIDRFIKDKRMVLLGENSHGIADYFTTKTDLIRYLHQYHGFNVVVLESGLLEATLCKSFLGDYSPEKQIQNTLLDIYHNEELRPLFSEEWAKSLKLSGMDPQPTYPLTSEYMLDWIKNYTDNELYETMRTVEEHYFELNTEMLVKMTKSLKRRMKIVIPEYESVLKMINNKQESYTNPEIQRMLLLIKRGMQNRLQWLQVNLKGYLSSGIQRGFNMYQNLEWLMNHYYKDEKIIVWAHNFHIRKRHTLTAKLLGIKSVGYWLQKNYPKDFYAIGFYAGAGTFATPLRVEFEIDTKKRNHYHLEPLLYETSESNLFLPLDEKNQMPDKKMWLKRRWILLESGFSGLSPMVIYPQDHYDAIIFIREVTSPNYLKRSE, from the coding sequence ATGAACTTTATCAGAGAAAATACGAAAAATCGTTGGAAAGCACAAATTAAAAGTACTGCTTCTGAAATAACAACAAATCGTGTCTTTTCGTTTATTGATCGCTTTATAAAAGATAAGCGAATGGTACTTCTTGGTGAAAATTCACATGGGATAGCGGACTATTTCACAACTAAAACGGACTTAATCCGTTATTTGCATCAATATCATGGATTTAACGTTGTCGTGCTAGAAAGCGGTCTTCTGGAAGCAACGCTGTGCAAATCATTTTTAGGCGATTACTCCCCTGAAAAACAAATTCAAAATACCTTATTAGATATCTACCATAATGAAGAGCTGAGGCCACTGTTTTCTGAGGAATGGGCTAAGTCTTTAAAACTTAGCGGAATGGATCCTCAGCCTACTTATCCATTAACATCTGAATATATGTTAGATTGGATAAAAAATTATACAGATAACGAGTTATATGAAACTATGAGAACGGTTGAAGAACACTATTTTGAATTGAACACTGAAATGTTGGTGAAGATGACAAAATCTTTAAAAAGAAGAATGAAGATTGTTATTCCAGAATATGAATCCGTATTGAAAATGATAAATAACAAACAGGAAAGCTACACGAATCCAGAAATACAAAGGATGCTTCTATTAATCAAAAGGGGAATGCAAAATAGGCTGCAGTGGCTACAAGTCAATTTAAAGGGTTATCTGTCCTCTGGGATTCAAAGAGGCTTTAATATGTATCAAAACTTAGAATGGCTGATGAATCACTATTATAAAGATGAGAAAATCATTGTATGGGCGCATAATTTTCATATACGGAAAAGGCACACGCTTACCGCAAAGTTATTAGGAATTAAATCAGTGGGTTACTGGTTGCAAAAGAATTATCCCAAAGACTTTTATGCAATTGGTTTTTATGCGGGAGCCGGCACATTTGCAACTCCATTGCGGGTTGAATTCGAGATAGACACTAAGAAAAGAAATCATTATCATTTAGAGCCATTACTTTATGAGACATCTGAATCAAACTTATTTCTACCACTTGATGAAAAAAATCAAATGCCGGATAAAAAAATGTGGCTTAAAAGAAGATGGATCTTATTAGAATCGGGATTTTCAGGTCTTTCCCCAATGGTTATTTACCCACAAGATCACTATGATGCAATTATTTTTATACGGGAAGTGACCTCACCTAATTATTTAAAACGGTCTGAATAA
- a CDS encoding phosphotransferase family protein: MIDKYIKNIQQIYPDLSMEHYYRNDIGQNNDVLIVNNSLVFRFPKYEKGITQLKKETEFLEYIKYFITIPVPHPTYQSFRTLKPGEVFTGYKMIAGVPLWRESLQNIENEELLKELASQLVTFLTELHSISKEKANMVLKLSDSSPLEEMSDLFTRIQHKLFPFMRKEAQEEITHSFETFLKEKSASSIESTLIHGDFGASNILWDPESGKLSGVIDFGGAGLGDPAYDFAGILSSYGVDFFDRCIDLYPGGNEIFERVKFYKGTFALQEALHGIENNDNQAFENGIKDYR; encoded by the coding sequence ATGATTGATAAATATATTAAAAACATCCAACAAATATATCCTGATCTTTCCATGGAACATTATTATAGGAATGATATTGGTCAAAATAATGATGTTCTGATTGTCAATAACTCCTTGGTATTTCGGTTCCCAAAATATGAAAAAGGGATTACGCAATTGAAAAAAGAAACAGAATTCCTGGAGTATATTAAATATTTCATAACAATCCCGGTTCCACATCCAACATATCAGTCTTTTAGAACACTAAAACCGGGAGAAGTGTTTACAGGATATAAAATGATTGCAGGCGTCCCTTTATGGAGAGAAAGCCTGCAGAATATCGAAAATGAAGAATTATTAAAAGAGCTGGCATCGCAGCTGGTAACTTTTCTGACAGAGCTGCATTCTATTTCAAAAGAAAAAGCAAACATGGTTCTAAAACTGAGTGACAGTAGTCCTCTTGAAGAAATGTCCGATCTGTTCACCAGAATACAGCATAAGCTGTTCCCTTTTATGAGAAAAGAAGCACAGGAGGAAATCACCCATTCTTTTGAAACCTTTCTGAAGGAAAAATCAGCTTCCAGTATAGAATCAACACTGATACATGGAGATTTTGGAGCTTCGAATATACTATGGGATCCGGAGTCTGGAAAGCTTTCCGGTGTCATCGATTTTGGCGGGGCAGGTCTAGGAGATCCGGCGTATGATTTTGCCGGTATTCTTTCCAGCTACGGGGTGGATTTCTTTGATAGATGTATTGATTTATACCCTGGTGGAAATGAGATTTTTGAACGGGTGAAATTCTATAAGGGTACCTTTGCATTGCAAGAAGCGTTGCATGGGATAGAGAATAACGATAATCAAGCATTTGAGAATGGGATAAAAGATTATAGGTAA
- a CDS encoding TetR/AcrR family transcriptional regulator, protein MARGFSQEEKQKIKENLSMECEKSWVSNGYKKTSIDQLCSKAGISKGAFYLFFDSKEDLFANVMGQVQDRMIMRMNEAVAKSPNKQGFIEGFKLLYQEYDQGNWIRILSSDDFQSLLNRLPEDRLIIHSSAYTMRNLSETIEKSNLICKEPLPKITGILSALLAMSAQKEAIAYDDEAVLDFFLDQIIDGLFE, encoded by the coding sequence ATGGCTAGAGGTTTTTCACAAGAAGAGAAGCAAAAAATCAAAGAGAATTTATCTATGGAATGTGAAAAAAGCTGGGTGAGTAATGGATACAAAAAAACGAGTATTGATCAGCTGTGCAGCAAAGCAGGGATTTCCAAAGGCGCATTTTATCTTTTTTTTGATAGTAAAGAAGATCTTTTTGCGAATGTGATGGGGCAGGTGCAGGATAGAATGATTATGCGTATGAATGAGGCTGTAGCAAAATCTCCCAATAAACAAGGTTTTATCGAAGGGTTTAAACTGCTGTATCAGGAGTATGATCAGGGAAACTGGATCAGGATATTGTCCAGCGATGATTTCCAGTCATTATTAAACCGCTTGCCTGAAGATCGGCTGATTATTCACAGCTCTGCATACACGATGAGAAATTTAAGCGAGACTATAGAAAAAAGTAATTTAATTTGTAAGGAGCCGCTGCCTAAAATCACCGGCATATTATCCGCTTTATTAGCAATGTCTGCACAAAAGGAAGCAATTGCTTATGATGATGAAGCAGTGCTGGACTTCTTTCTGGATCAGATTATCGATGGGTTATTTGAATAA
- a CDS encoding DUF4097 family beta strand repeat-containing protein: MKRTFDLSKVDYLSIFFERGKGTVEHIPGNNVEIEYYFTKEEHAKSFVFTEDVKEGRCILQLTRANSLKPFQFFNSVYFHIRLPEAYAGKVEIKTITGSITAQDLAVPAISFKTETGSIAIQSLAGQDISVKTTTGHISLDNLESEGENSRSHISSTTGKVFVNHNRLFHVGNIKMTTGNIKLAINSNLTDYCIRYKTRKKISGDNTEIAGNPKNEIIVKTTSGNITRA, translated from the coding sequence ATGAAACGAACTTTTGATTTATCTAAGGTGGACTACTTATCTATATTTTTTGAGAGAGGGAAGGGCACAGTTGAGCATATTCCGGGCAATAATGTAGAGATTGAATATTATTTTACGAAGGAGGAGCATGCTAAGTCATTTGTTTTTACGGAGGATGTAAAGGAAGGACGGTGTATCCTTCAATTAACAAGAGCAAATTCTTTGAAGCCTTTTCAATTCTTTAATAGCGTTTATTTTCATATCAGACTTCCAGAAGCTTATGCTGGAAAAGTAGAAATCAAAACAATAACCGGCTCTATCACGGCGCAGGACCTTGCTGTTCCAGCGATTTCCTTTAAAACGGAAACGGGAAGTATAGCGATTCAATCTTTAGCTGGTCAGGATATATCGGTTAAAACAACTACTGGGCATATTTCATTGGATAATCTGGAGAGTGAAGGAGAAAACAGTCGCAGTCATATTTCAAGTACTACCGGAAAGGTTTTTGTTAACCATAATCGATTATTTCATGTGGGAAATATTAAAATGACAACAGGTAATATTAAATTAGCGATTAACTCCAATTTAACAGATTATTGTATCCGCTATAAAACGCGTAAGAAAATCAGCGGAGATAACACAGAAATTGCAGGCAATCCCAAGAATGAGATAATTGTCAAAACTACCAGTGGAAATATTACGAGAGCTTAA
- a CDS encoding GNAT family N-acetyltransferase, producing the protein MLKNIQLKIMDQKEAMEIADCWKYNEPYDFYDMTADQEDYEEIIDPHQRTDTFYSVIDNNQLVGYFCLFPKDSAMNEIELGLGMKPGITGKGFGEQFVKEILSYIEKHFSFQVIWLSVADFNQRAIKVYERAGFKYVTEKIQKTNGGEYLFIVMNNLK; encoded by the coding sequence ATGTTAAAGAATATTCAATTAAAAATAATGGACCAGAAAGAAGCAATGGAAATTGCCGACTGCTGGAAATATAATGAACCTTATGATTTTTATGATATGACCGCTGATCAGGAGGACTATGAAGAAATCATTGATCCCCATCAAAGAACCGATACATTTTATTCCGTTATAGATAACAACCAGTTAGTTGGTTACTTCTGTCTGTTTCCCAAAGATTCCGCTATGAATGAGATTGAACTTGGGCTTGGTATGAAACCGGGAATAACCGGAAAAGGATTTGGGGAACAATTTGTTAAGGAAATATTATCGTACATCGAAAAGCATTTCTCCTTCCAGGTTATATGGCTGTCAGTAGCTGACTTTAATCAAAGAGCAATCAAAGTATATGAACGAGCCGGTTTTAAGTATGTTACTGAAAAAATACAAAAAACAAATGGGGGAGAATATCTTTTTATAGTAATGAATAATTTGAAATAA
- a CDS encoding GNAT family N-acetyltransferase has translation MNWTIRKASLSDADAITQLRIELLTAAGDVNEENKTNVCNANQIYFKEKLSNGEFVAWLAEAEGKIVAISGVVFFERPPQGENISGVEAYIMNMYTKPEYRGLGIARALLEACITYSKRTGVGRIWLHAFKDGYHLYKKMGFVDKDSEMEMLL, from the coding sequence ATGAATTGGACAATCAGAAAAGCCTCATTAAGCGATGCGGATGCGATTACCCAGTTAAGAATCGAACTTCTGACGGCAGCCGGTGATGTCAATGAAGAAAATAAGACAAATGTATGTAACGCCAACCAGATTTATTTTAAGGAAAAGCTGTCTAATGGTGAGTTTGTCGCCTGGTTGGCAGAAGCTGAAGGAAAAATTGTCGCTATAAGCGGGGTCGTTTTCTTTGAAAGGCCTCCCCAGGGTGAAAACATCAGCGGAGTGGAAGCATATATAATGAATATGTATACCAAACCGGAATACAGAGGTCTTGGAATAGCGCGTGCATTATTAGAAGCATGTATTACATACAGCAAGCGTACAGGTGTAGGCCGGATATGGTTACATGCTTTTAAAGATGGTTATCATCTGTATAAGAAAATGGGGTTTGTTGATAAGGACTCTGAAATGGAGATGCTGTTATAA
- a CDS encoding ASCH domain-containing protein has protein sequence MNQAAEAYWNEYWKNEMKPESVSAWQFGDDPDMLAKLLTDGIKTATCSGHIFYGLENEALPTTEDYNIILNGEDKPVAFTKTTEVTIVPMNEVSEEFAAAEGEGDRTYQYWWDVHEAFFRNELTVIGREFSEDMLLVCERFEVIHVKSE, from the coding sequence ATGAACCAAGCAGCAGAAGCATACTGGAATGAATATTGGAAGAATGAAATGAAGCCAGAATCTGTCAGTGCATGGCAATTCGGAGATGATCCTGACATGCTTGCAAAGCTGTTAACAGATGGGATTAAAACTGCAACCTGCTCAGGGCATATATTTTATGGGCTGGAGAATGAAGCTCTTCCAACAACGGAGGATTATAATATTATATTAAACGGTGAGGATAAGCCTGTAGCTTTTACGAAGACCACAGAGGTGACGATTGTTCCGATGAATGAGGTCAGTGAAGAATTTGCTGCTGCAGAGGGCGAAGGAGACAGGACCTACCAATACTGGTGGGACGTCCATGAAGCATTCTTTAGAAACGAACTGACTGTAATCGGACGGGAGTTTTCGGAAGATATGCTTCTTGTCTGTGAGCGTTTTGAAGTGATTCATGTAAAAAGTGAATGA
- the ccsB gene encoding c-type cytochrome biogenesis protein CcsB: protein MSVESLISLSSTALFISFLTYLIAIIPLGLSVRSKGKVFSVIGITLTWLGFILQLIYFVTRWYVSGHAPVSNLYEFMTFFGIMLVGSFLIIYHLFRQSVIGLFALPVALLILGFANAFSEDISPLVPSLQSGWLQIHVTTVAFSSAILSIAFVTGIIFLLKAIDPEGKGKKPFFLELVMYFLVIVFGFISLTSIFSMTGYHKNIAFENYSAEAEVYQYNMPPITVPTDSVVVSNDYSEELLNQNNGLIEIPHSIDSRKLNSLAWSFLAGSLIYALIRFVTRHKIISLLKPFTQKVSATTIDEVTYRAIIIGFPLFSLGGLIFGAIWAQMAWGRFWGWDPKEVWALITFLFYAVLLHLRLGGGLRGEQTAWMAIIGFSIIVFNQVFVNLVIAGLHSYA, encoded by the coding sequence ATGTCTGTTGAGTCTTTAATAAGTTTAAGCAGTACCGCACTTTTTATTTCTTTTCTAACCTATCTCATTGCAATAATTCCTTTAGGATTATCTGTAAGGTCTAAAGGGAAAGTTTTTTCAGTTATAGGAATCACATTAACCTGGTTAGGATTTATTTTGCAACTTATATATTTTGTCACTAGATGGTATGTTTCCGGACATGCTCCAGTCAGCAATCTATATGAATTCATGACATTTTTCGGAATCATGCTTGTAGGCAGTTTCCTTATCATCTATCATCTATTTCGTCAAAGTGTCATTGGCCTTTTTGCGCTTCCAGTAGCATTACTCATTCTTGGATTTGCAAATGCGTTTTCAGAGGATATTTCGCCTCTTGTCCCCTCATTACAAAGTGGATGGTTACAAATTCACGTAACGACAGTGGCATTTTCCAGTGCCATTTTATCCATCGCTTTCGTTACTGGAATCATATTTCTATTAAAAGCTATTGATCCCGAAGGCAAAGGAAAAAAGCCATTCTTTTTAGAACTCGTTATGTATTTTTTAGTCATCGTATTTGGTTTTATTTCCTTAACGAGTATCTTTAGCATGACAGGCTATCATAAAAACATTGCATTTGAAAATTACAGTGCAGAGGCTGAGGTCTATCAATACAATATGCCGCCGATTACTGTTCCAACAGATTCTGTAGTAGTGTCAAACGATTATAGCGAGGAGCTTCTAAATCAAAATAATGGATTGATCGAAATACCTCATTCTATCGATTCCAGAAAGTTAAATAGTCTCGCATGGTCATTTTTAGCGGGAAGTCTTATCTACGCGCTCATCAGGTTCGTAACAAGACATAAAATCATCTCGTTGCTTAAACCATTCACTCAAAAAGTCAGTGCAACTACAATAGATGAAGTGACTTATCGAGCGATTATCATCGGTTTTCCTTTATTCTCCCTCGGCGGGCTTATATTTGGAGCGATATGGGCACAAATGGCTTGGGGAAGATTTTGGGGCTGGGATCCAAAAGAAGTTTGGGCACTCATTACTTTTTTATTTTATGCTGTCTTGCTTCATCTCCGACTTGGAGGCGGTTTAAGAGGAGAACAAACCGCTTGGATGGCCATCATCGGTTTCAGTATTATTGTATTTAATCAGGTGTTTGTTAATTTGGTTATTGCCGGGTTACATTCCTATGCATAA
- a CDS encoding sensor histidine kinase, with translation MFLYDVIAIMLIGISHILLYFQLIRYHRLSYTMVITLSIVFTVLLGVVVTVTGYPEFNTIMLLLFLLSLGLMQVELTFMQNLYFALVSMVSITLVKIGLIELLLHLFIWASFPLGTWTVSIVHLAVSILILILIALLRKKVQKLAQMIKRSPFYYICYPILIAGLVAALMLATPANDLLAAFHQQYGQMGYSALFILFFMLLLIVLIGSHVTKERMLEEQQTRLDNELLDYLAKVEVMHDDLAAFRHDYMNILLTLDEGIRTKNLAQVEQIYREVIAPTSELINNRELDISKLSHIKVPEVKSILSVKLTSAQQQNIQVMIDIPQQIKEIAIPVVDFIRIISILLDNGIEEAVQSKKKIMQVAFFELEERQYFIVRNSYKQQMTDLETLYEKHYSTKDRNRGYGLYALKKMIDQTNNATLETSKTSYFTQTFILKKQ, from the coding sequence ATGTTTCTTTATGATGTTATCGCAATTATGCTCATTGGGATTAGCCATATCTTATTATACTTTCAATTAATCCGCTATCATCGTCTGTCATACACAATGGTGATTACTTTAAGTATTGTTTTTACAGTTCTGCTTGGCGTCGTTGTGACAGTAACTGGGTATCCGGAATTTAATACTATTATGCTCCTGTTATTTTTACTAAGTTTAGGACTGATGCAGGTTGAATTAACTTTTATGCAAAACCTGTACTTTGCATTAGTGAGTATGGTTAGTATCACGCTGGTGAAAATAGGACTGATCGAATTATTGTTGCACTTGTTTATATGGGCTTCCTTTCCTTTAGGAACGTGGACTGTCAGCATCGTGCATCTTGCTGTTTCTATCCTTATCCTTATTTTGATAGCCTTGTTGCGTAAAAAAGTTCAAAAGTTAGCCCAAATGATTAAAAGAAGCCCCTTTTATTACATATGTTATCCGATTCTTATTGCAGGACTGGTTGCAGCTTTAATGTTGGCAACGCCTGCCAACGATCTTTTAGCTGCTTTCCATCAACAGTATGGACAAATGGGTTACAGCGCTCTTTTCATATTATTTTTTATGTTGCTTCTAATTGTGCTGATTGGCTCTCATGTAACAAAAGAAAGAATGTTAGAAGAACAACAAACTCGCTTAGACAATGAATTATTAGATTATTTGGCAAAGGTGGAAGTGATGCATGACGATCTGGCAGCTTTCCGTCACGATTATATGAATATCTTATTAACGTTAGACGAAGGAATTCGTACTAAAAACTTGGCACAAGTTGAACAAATTTATCGTGAAGTGATCGCGCCAACCTCTGAGCTTATCAATAACCGTGAATTGGATATTAGCAAATTATCACATATTAAAGTTCCTGAAGTAAAAAGCATATTGAGTGTAAAATTAACTTCTGCCCAGCAGCAAAATATCCAAGTGATGATTGATATCCCGCAACAAATAAAGGAAATTGCTATACCTGTTGTTGATTTTATTCGAATCATTTCTATACTGCTCGATAATGGGATAGAAGAAGCAGTTCAAAGCAAGAAAAAAATAATGCAAGTTGCTTTTTTTGAATTGGAAGAGAGACAATATTTTATTGTGCGCAATAGTTACAAACAGCAAATGACTGATTTAGAGACATTATACGAAAAGCACTATTCTACAAAAGACCGTAATCGAGGATACGGATTGTACGCTTTAAAAAAGATGATTGATCAAACGAATAATGCAACGTTAGAAACCTCTAAAACTTCTTATTTCACACAAACTTTTATTTTAAAAAAACAGTGA